In the Ciconia boyciana chromosome 25, ASM3463844v1, whole genome shotgun sequence genome, TGGGCCAGAGGTGGGCTGTGGCACGGGGACCTGATCCTGTCCCTCCCCAGGTGACCTTCTCCTTCGAGGCTGGCCGGCGCTGCGCGTCCGGAGAAGGCAACTTTGAGTTTGACACCAGGCAAGGCAATGAGATCTTCCAGGCGATCGAGTCGGCCATCAGTGTGCatcggggccggggggccgaGGAGCCGCggtggggtggccctggggacgATGCCCCCCGGCCGCTCAGCCACGCCAAGACGCCCAGCTGGGCGCAGGGGCACGAGGAGCCCGGTGGCACCAAGTGCCCCTCGCTGGAGCCCAcctgggaggggaaggtgcCGAAAGCCAAGCTGGCGAtgccctccagcagctgccccgGGACCAGGGAGCCGTCGGgtgccttcctgccctcccgTGGTGCCCACTGCCCCTACACCGAGCCCTGCACCTCCCTCCGGCGGGGAAACCCCCCGGTGCCGGAgaagggctggaggcaggatgCTGCAGCCGAGACAGCCACCGAATCGGAGTACGCCATCCCCTTCGACACCATCGCCAAGACTTTTGTGGCTCACAAGTTCAGCAGCTTGATCCCTTGCCCCGATGAGGTCCCCGACCCCCTCTACGACAGCATCAGGGAGGCAGGGGGGCAAGCGGGCAAGCAGCCCCCGCTGCGCCCCACCGCCAGCAAGTCCTACCACATCTATGACGAGCCCGAAGGTGTATCTGCCCACACCGTCTACGACGAGCCCGAGGCTGTGAAGGGAGAGGCGTGGAGGCTGCAGGCCGCCCCGGAGGAGCCCGCCGGGCACGAGTACCCCTACAACCCACAGCGGGATGACTACGCAGTGCCCAAGAGACCCGTCCCTCTCCGGCAGCccttcctgctgcagggcaAGGAGTGGCTGGGGGACACCGAGTACGACAACGTGGCCCTCAAGTTTGCAAAGAAGAAGAACCTGCAGTGAGcgggatggggaaggagaagaggagaggggacccccccgtcccgtcccgcggctggcagccccccccccccccagccagccactccccccgcccccaggcagagctgagaCCCCCCCGGCTCAGCGCACCCATGGCTGGAGGGGCGAAGCGCTCCCCTCCGCCCGGGCATCCCTCCGGAGCGGCGGGGCACATCTGGCCAGCtgcggggccggcagccgggACGCGCCCGCTGGAGGGCAGTGCGCGCCCGCCGtacgggcagggcaggcagcggccgggcagggggccctcccgcagcccctccgCTGCTCCGCTCCGGCCTGTCCAGCACCCCCGCCTCGCACCCCGCAGCCTCGGGGGGCTCCTGCGGACCGAACCCCaagcccagctcagctcctcGCCCAGGCAAACTTTGGGAACCCCAGCTCTGCGTGCCACGGGCCCCCCCCCACGCACATCCCTAGGGATGCGTGTCCCACCCCGCCAGATGCAGCCGGATGATGCGCGGCCCCGGGGTGCTCAGTCCACGCTACAAGGGCTGGCGATGCACACCCCGGCCATGCACACCCCCGGGGATGCACACCCCCGGGGATGCACACCCTGGCCATGCACACCCCGGCCATGCACACCCCCGGGGATGCACACCCCGGCCATGCACACCCTGGCCATGCACGCCCTGGCCATGCACACCCCGGGGATGCACACCCCGGCCATGCACACCCTGGCCATGCACACCCCGGCCATGCACACCCCCGGGGATGCACACCCTGGCCATGCACACCCCCGGGGATGCACACCCCGGCCATGCACACCCCGGCCATGCACACCCCACACCTCGAAAGCAGCCAGACGATGCACAGCTCACACAGCAAACGCACCCCACCTGCAGATTTCTCTTCGCCCACACCGGTCTTCGCCCCCTCAGCTCTTGCCGGGACGGCATCGCGGCCACACGCAGCCCCCCCCGGGTTGTGCCTGCTCTCGGCCCCCCACAGCAGCCAGCGTCGTGGCCGGGGCTGGGCACTGTGCCTGTCCGAAGGTCACACCACATCCTTGCTCAGCAAGAACAGTGGCATAAATTTCTACTGTCTCAGCCacgtttttatttttaatttttttttaaataaaaccactttcCAGCTCCTCTGAATTATAGATAATATACTCAGCTTTATTGTCATGGTGATTTTAGTGgctggctcctctcctcccagtaCAGTGAGACCAGTACGTGGCCTGACAGAGCCTGACTTGCTCTGGGTcagcctgctcctcctcctcctcctcctcctggccacctccagccctgcacagcccttGCTAGGGGACATCCAGCCCCTCAGCCTGGCACGGTGAGAGGCACCAGCCCCAATTCCCCGTCGGTCGGCTGATGGTCCCCCGGCACAGAACAGtctcccagggctgcccaggctCCGTCGGTGCCCATCACCCTGGATGGGCCATCTCTGGTGCACACCAGCTCCATCACCGCGATGGAGGGACCTTGGGAGCCGCTGCCGGTCCCCCACCACCCTGGCAGGTCTGCCACCgaaggcaaagaaaaggcaTGAATTATTTATAATCTCTTTCAATCAAATAAATGCTTAGGTGCTTGAGTTAATTTCCTGGATCCTGAAAATCCAAAGTGCAGACTTTTAATAAGGCAAATTAAGTGCTTTATATATTACACTGATTAAAGCTCCATATCAATCTATCTATCACACACTGAATTGAAGGGGTCGGGAGACAAACAGGTCCCTGGCAGCCGTGGTCCCCTCGTGCAGGCAGCGGTGGGCTCCGCTGCCCGCCCTGGCCAGGCTCACGCAGGGCACAGGGATGCTCCCTGCGCAGAAACACCTAAAACTggtcaaaaaaagagaaaaaacaagcctctggcaggtttttttgcagtgacTGAACGTCGGAATAAGAGCGAGCATGGAGCATGGCAGATCTTGCCGTGCCCTGGGACCTGCCGGCTGGCATGGGCAGGGGTTTAGGAGGCAGCAGGGTGCATTGAGGGACGGGAGATGCTCCTTAGCCCGCGGCTCCCCATCCTCTCCCGGCTCTATTCCTACGGCAGTGAGGGGTGATCCCCATCCACGACCGGGCTGGTTCCCATCTCCGGACCCTGGTGACCCAGGCACGGCCAGGAGCATCCAGCAGCGCTGCCGGCTTGGTTAGCTGGAGCGATGGGGACTCCTGACGGCACGATGCCATTCACCGGGAATCAATTGCTTAAACATGTGCTATTATTAATTAGTGCTCATTATGGTGGTTCTTTATTATTAATCAGTGTTAACACAGTCCTCTCTCCTCGCCGTCCTCCAGCCTGGCTCCGTGCTGCAATCCCCGCTCCTTCCAGCCGCCTCCAccactatttttcttcattaaccGAAGAAATGGAAACACCTTCCGGACTTCACTTAAAGATCCTATGGGTCTAACGAGATTTGTACCGTACCAGCCAGGCTAACGAGGGAGTCGCTGCGAATGGCACTAATCAAATttcacagaggcagcagcacggGCCGGGTGAAGCGCCGGGGGTTTTGCTGTCGGATTAAATCGCTCACggcttcccctgcctgccccctctGCGTGGACAGGGTTTTAGGGTGGAAAAGGGGATGTGTCCTGGAATATCAAGTCCAGGGAAGGAGGATGCAAAGGCTGGAAAAGCCCTCGGCGGGGCTCAGCGAGAGGCTGggctgaagaaacaaaatcGATGAcggagaggggaggaagagattACAGTGCAAAGCCCCAGACAAATGGAGAGTGCTGTAATCTGATTAGGGAGTTATTGTCGTTATTGTATTATGCTGATTATAAATCATTTAGGAGCACAGCTAATCAAAATAGAGATTTGTTCAGAGCTTTAAGGGTCGCTACCTCCAGCAAGcacccctgcccctctcccccaccaccctccgggagaggaggcagagctgcagcccgGGGCTCGGGGCTCGGACCAGGGGTGCAGCCCCTGCGGAGAAAGCAGGGAGAATCCCCGGGGAAAGGCTGGGCTGGCAAGGCTTGGAGGGGCAGAGCGAGGAAAGAGGGGTACGGGCATGTCCGGGATGGAGAGGATGGGGAAATAAGGAAGGAGCGAGCCCATTGAGCAATCGGGGTGGGGATGCTGCCCATGGCCAGGAGACGATGCCCCTGGGGCCGGGCATAGCGGGAccatttttcccccctgctcTGCGCACCTTGTCAAGGCAGCTCCTTTTTTCATTACTGTCTCTTCAGATTAGAGATGTGCTCATTTTGCAGCGCGCTCGCCGCTCGGCGGCCGAATCCCAGGCGCCACGGTGCAGCTGCAAACTGCATTAGCGTCTCGCCGAGGAG is a window encoding:
- the DOK2 gene encoding docking protein 2 isoform X2; its protein translation is MEENSLYSSRGKGGLERAFEVTVRATESSERCRLWGRCILQAGEEALELLDFQTLEILYSWPYHFLRRFGRDKVTFSFEAGRRCASGEGNFEFDTRQGNEIFQAIESAISVHRGRGAEEPRWGGPGDDAPRPLSHAKTPSWAQGHEEPGGTKCPSLEPTWEGKVPKAKLAMPSSSCPGTREPSGAFLPSRGAHCPYTEPCTSLRRGNPPVPEKGWRQDAAAETATESEYAIPFDTIAKTFVAHKFSSLIPCPDEVPDPLYDSIREAGGQAGKQPPLRPTASKSYHIYDEPEGVSAHTVYDEPEAVKGEAWRLQAAPEEPAGHEYPYNPQRDDYAVPKRPVPLRQPFLLQGKEWLGDTEYDNVALKFAKKKNLQ
- the DOK2 gene encoding docking protein 2 isoform X1; its protein translation is MEEAVVKQGVLYLQLQQTFGKKWRKFWGVLYRESSCSTARLELFEGSAPPAAEKLRKGEGSKRLVKLSDCVHVAEASGDAGCPKETVPFLLETTDKRYLLAADGTEAASWIQKLCELAFPRSREEQAAGKDSQQSSLGTDSEFSMEENSLYSSRGKGGLERAFEVTVRATESSERCRLWGRCILQAGEEALELLDFQTLEILYSWPYHFLRRFGRDKVTFSFEAGRRCASGEGNFEFDTRQGNEIFQAIESAISVHRGRGAEEPRWGGPGDDAPRPLSHAKTPSWAQGHEEPGGTKCPSLEPTWEGKVPKAKLAMPSSSCPGTREPSGAFLPSRGAHCPYTEPCTSLRRGNPPVPEKGWRQDAAAETATESEYAIPFDTIAKTFVAHKFSSLIPCPDEVPDPLYDSIREAGGQAGKQPPLRPTASKSYHIYDEPEGVSAHTVYDEPEAVKGEAWRLQAAPEEPAGHEYPYNPQRDDYAVPKRPVPLRQPFLLQGKEWLGDTEYDNVALKFAKKKNLQ